The sequence AAATGCAGCTCATCATGGAGGATATGAATATCCTATCAGAAGAAACATTTCAGGGAGATCAACAATTGATGGATAAGTTTTGGGAAGTAAGAAAATCTGAAAAAGCATCAGCGGATTTAGGACTCTATCCTATTAATCCAGCCCTCATAGAATTTATAGAGCAGGCTCTTCAAGTCGAAAAATGAGTAAACACCGCTTGCGATTGCAAGCGAAAGCCGTCACGCAGAACGGCTTTTGCGAACAAAAGCGCAGCGTTGAGAGCAGCAGGCAGAGTCCTTAATTTTCGCGAAGAACGTAGAAATACGGCCAATCGGATTCTTTAGTTTAACGAATATAGTAACTACTCATTCATAAAAAGGCAGTAAGTATAAGAGCAATTCCATTAAAGGTGCCGTGAATAATGATGCCTGGAATCACAGAACCCGTTTTTTCGTAGGTCCAAGAAAAGATTAATCCAGATGCAAAGGTGAGTGGCAAGACGTTATAGGTTGGAATATGAACAATCATGAAAATGAAGGAACTAACGAGCATTCCCATAGTAATCCCAAGCTTACTTCTCAACAGTCTATAAAGAAACCCTCTATAAAATATCTCTTCGTATACGGGTGAAATGATACTTGCTGACACAAAAGCAATTAGGAAGTTTAAAGGTGTCATGTGAGATTGGATACTCTCCGTCTTACTGTTCTCCACGCCTATCCCGATTAAATCCATAACCAAGATTAACAAAATACTAACGGTAATTGAAACAACCGTCCAGCCAGCAATCGGCCCCCAATAATTCAAAGGGAAACGATTTAGTCCCACATCATTCCAGGTGAGTCGTTTAGGCCTTAACGCAATAAAATAAAGCCCCGACATAAAAATGATAGACATAATAAAACCGACCAAAGTACCAGCGTACAAGTCATTTTGAAATGACTCTGACAAGTAGTACATCAATAAATACTCAACGAAAAAAGGGACTAAAACTAACACAAGAATGAGAAGCTGAATAAATTCCTTCCACGACCATGGTGACCGGTTAAAATATAATTTTTGATTGTTCAATACGATTCCTCCAAATACATAGTGGTATGTACTTAGAGTAAATGGTGACGTAGCGTAACCTGCAAGTGTTTTTTGAAAAAATGATGCAAATGAATTGCGGTGCTTTTGCGTTTCAGATGAATAGACTAATAGTTTTGATTTGCTGGAATTGGGAGTGTGTGTTCTTTTCTATTAGATTAAAGGATAGTATGTGGGTAATTAGCCTTTATCGCTTCCTTTGAGAGACAGCTTATTGAAATTGCCCAATCTTGACTAACTACAAAGAGCAATCATAAGTCTTTACGACTTGTAGATTGCTCTTTTTTTCACACTTTTATTTTTGAAAACCAAGCTGGTCTAAAACCTGTACTTTTGTTCCCATTCATCATTCTACTAAAAGCAATGCCTTGGCTAGTTGTTCGGTAAACGTATCGGCAGAGAGAATTGGGAATTCACTGAGTACAGTAGCCCACCATTGTTGGATGTTTAATAGTGGGTACGTCTTTTCATTCTTTCTAAATTTCTTTGAAACTTTTCCTGAAATCTCTCGTCTATACGTTGCTTACAAGATAGAAACATATGAAGCAGAGAGGATGGCAACAATTGAAGAAAAAACTACTTACTACATTTGGCGCATTGGTGCTCGCGTGCAGTTTGCCTTTAACCGGCAACGCAGCGGGCAAACAGCGATTCTCTGACGTACCGCCGACAAAGCATTTTGCAGAGGCGGTGTATGAACTTGCTGAACGCAATATCATCGGAGGGTACCCGGACGGCACATTCAAGCCGGGCAATCCGATCACGCGAGGCCAGGCAGCCGCAATCATTGCGAAATTGACGAAAATGGATCTAACGAACGTCAAAAACCCGAATTTCAAGGACGTCTCGGAATCGAACGGTTACTACAAAGCGATTGCCGCGCTGGCCGAGGCAGGTATAATCGGCGGCTACGAGGACGGTCGCTATGGGCCGAATGATCCGATTAAACGGGGGCAGCTGGCTTCGATTCTCGTCAAAGCGTTCGATCTGCCACGCTATAGTTTCGATTACACCAAAAATCCGTTCAAGGATGTCGTCTATTCTGAGTCGCACGGTTCCAACATCCTTATTCTCTACAGACTGGGCATCGCGGGCGGAACATCCCCCGACCGGTTTAGCATTAACACGCCCGTGACGAGAGGCCAGGCGGCGAAGATGATGAGAGCGACCGAAGAATCGAAACCGTCGATGGAGTCGCTCGAAGCAAAAAAATTAGGGATGGATGGAATCTCCAACGTTAATTGGAAAACAGGTCAGGACCTGTACGAACCGATCGTTGTGCACGGTATAGCAGGCTATTCAACAGACAGGCTGCAGCTTGTCCCACTGAAGGAAGGAACAGCCATGCTTAACTTGCTCGGGTACAATGGGAATGTACCTATTGAACAGCATAGATATATCTATAAGAAATACTACGTGCATGTCAAAAAAGTGAATGGCGAATTGAAACTGACCTTGGAAGAGACGAATGACTATCTGCCGACAGAAGCGCGGCTTGCAGTTGCTGCTGGCGAAAAGGTCGAGAACATCAGTCTTTCCACTGTGGACGGGGCGTTGCTGAACGAAAATGTCGCGTTCAAGAAATGCGAGGGGACGCAAAACGTATGCCTGGCCATTGATAAGCCGGGCAGCTATATCGCCAAGACCCGTCTCGCAGGGGGCAAAGAAGTGCGGTACGCAATCGAAGCGAAAGAACCGGAACGTGCTGTCTTCCACTATGACATCAAGACATTGAGGGAGCAGCCTTCCTACGTATTCGATACGAAAACACTGTTCGATCATAACGATTACTATGACAAGGAAGCCGCAGAAAACATTGGGAAGCATAAAATCGTAACGAGAAATGCTGACGAGATTGCTAAGATTACAAGAGATCCCGGCACCAATGTCTTCCGCGTCACTGCGAAGAAAGTGGGGACAGTCGAAGTGGAATTTGAGAATAGCGTTTACTGGAGGATTGGCCAGACTGGTGACGCGTTCTCGGGTATCACGTCCGGTATGAAGATTACCGTGCAGGAAATGAATGGACTCATTAATATTTCCACATCGCAAATCTATGAAATAAATTCGGATATGTAATCGAATAATGACTGCTACTTGCGTGCAAAACTACTTAGTAAATAAACCATAATTGATTAAAAATGTGAAGAGAGCCAATCGCGTTAAATTGGCTCTCTTTTGATGATCATGAAAATATATCTTGAATTTCTGCGGGAGGTCCTGAAGGGGAGAATGCGTACGATAAGCGCATGCTTCTTTCGGATTCACGTTCTAGAAAACAAGAAAACCACCCTGCGCCGTTCATGGATGCCGCGATAGTCCGCCCACATCATATAATGGATGTCTTTTTTTATTTGCTAAGACATCCTCCAAAACTTTTAAAAGACTTTTGAAACTTTTTCTGAAAATCTCCGTCTGTACGTTACTTAATTGACAGTGGGGATAAATGTATGAAGAAGATTTCTAGAAACATACCGTTACTTGTGTGCTTGATTGTATTTATAATAAGTGTTGGTGCAATATAGATTTTAGTTGAATCGTAAGGAAGAGGATTGGTATATCCTTGCCATAGGAGAGCAACCGGGATATATTGCTAAGTAGTCTGTTGATTTGGACGAAGGCCTTCCTGTGCTTGTCTACAATCAGGTTTTACCGCTGCGGATGTAGAAGAGCTGGAGGATGTTTTCCAATTCGAAGCAAGCTGATACGGAATAACAGAGAAAAAGTCGTTTGAGCAATTTGTTGCGTATGTGGAGAGAAACATGACGTGGCCATAGAGGGGGCGAGGGTTCGTAAATGAGTAGTACTATTGATCAAATAATCGATGAGCATTCGCGTTATTTAGTGCGCATCGCTTATTTATATGTGAAGAATTGGTCGACTGCGGAGGATATTGTTCAAGAGGTGTTTGTTACGTATTTTCAAAAGAGTGACCAGTTTCGCAATGAGGCATCATTGAAGACTTATTTAACGAAAATGACAGCCAATCGTGCAAAAGATTATTTGCGCTCGTGGAAGCATAAAAAAGATGTGCTGTTTGATACCATCTTTGCTTCGACAAGAGGCGCAGAAGAAGTCGTGTTGGAGCAAGAGCGACTTGCCTCACTAGAAAAAAATCTTTTCCAGCTTCCATTAAAATACCGTGAACCATTACTATTATTTTATTATGATGAGCAATCGATAGCGGAAATAGCAAACTATCTGCAGCTGAATGAAAATACCGTGAAAACACGGCTGCGAAGGGCAAAGCAGCAGCTAAAGGAATTCTTTGAGGAAGAGGACGGGGAGGTAGAGAGCCATTGAGCGATTTCAAACGTAAGCTCGATCAAATGATGGGCGATACATCGAAGCAGGAAAGGCGGATAAAGCAACGTGTGCATGAGCGTTTACAGAAGCCGGCTAGAAAGTTTTCTTGGCAAGTGCTGTTTGTCTCGGCGGCGATTCCTTTAGTAGCACTGTTTCTTATTCTCACAATTGACCCTACGAATTATCTATCTTCAGATAAGGGACCTGGTATTCCTTATGATCCATTGGATGATTTGGCGCAAATCTCTGCACTGCAGAAGAAGCAGCAACTGTCAGCCGTTGATTATGAGGAATTTGCGACACTTCCGCATTTTGAGGAAGTCGATGGTCTGTATTATGTGGATAAAGAAACGTTTTCATTACAAGGGAGTTCGGAAGCAATGCACACGGTCATTGAGCGCAAAGTGAATTTATTCGATGAGGTTGTCTATGAGGCAGGCGACATTGTACGCACGATGACTAATACGACAAGCCATTTACCGACCTATATGGATGTCTATTATAAGGTGATTGCGGTCCCGGGGGATCGTGTCGTACTGAAAAACGGCAAGCTGGAGATAAACGGCAAACCGTTGCCATCTGACATTATGGATCGTTATGAAAAACAGGGAATCACGATTGTAGGGGGGTACGACCAGCTATTGAATGCACGGGAATATTTTTTATTGAACCATTTCCCTGCAAGTAAAACGGTACAGGGGGCAACGATTACGCCTGTGCATAAAATTTATGGGCAAGTTGTCGGCATAGCAACGGAAGAGCGTACCTATTCGATTTATATGGATTATTTAACTGGACAGCTTACGGGTGACTATACACCGGAGCAATATTTTGATTTGTATATATATGATGATCTGTTGGGGTTTGGGAATTCGCTAAAAACGCCTGCTTTTACAGAAATTAGCCGGTTGGGTGAACTGTTTGTAGAGGCATCTTATCGAAAAACGGCTTCGGTTTCTGATAATGAGGTTGAAATCCGCTACCAATATGGGCGAGAAGGGGTAGCAGATCGGGCGTTTACGATGAAGCGGGTTTCAGGCTCAGATCGTTGGGCGATAGCAGAATAGCGAAGGGGACCCCGACATAATTTTCGGAAACCAGATTGGCAGTTGCCCAGAAGAAGTAGCCGTCAACCAACCGCTTACGATATAGGTACACCAACCTGGTTTTCCATCCACTAATTTTGGGGCATCTGATTCTAACTTTCATTCATTATAAGGGGGGAGTATGAAAAAAATGAAGAAATTTATGGCTACAACACTAGGTGCATTATTACTTACTGCCACTATGATTCCAACCATGCAGGTCAAAGCAAAAGAGCCGTTTTCGGATTTAGGAGGAATCGGAGCAAAGAATGATATTATGTATCTGTATGAAAAGAATATCATCGGTGGCTTTGAGGATGGTACATTCAAGCCGAATCAGCCAATTACACGAGCGCAAGTATCATCGATGTTAGTGAAGGCATTGGATTATAAATTGATTGACAATCCAACAGTTAACTTCAAAGACGTGACGAATAAATCTAGTTATTATAAAATTATGGCGACGGTTAGTGAAAAGGGGATTCTACGTGGGGACAACGGCTATATGCGTCCAAACGAGCCAACAACAAGGGGGCAAATGGCTGCAGTTTTAAGGAGGGCGTTTGATTTACCGCTAGAAAAGCAGGCAACCTTTGTAGATGTATCGCCTTTAAATGGGTTCTCCTCAGATATCAATAGCATTGCGAAGAACAGAATTACAGGTGGCTATCCAGATGGTACATACAAGCCTGCAAATGCGGTAACACGAGCGCAATTCTCTTCATTCCTCGTTAGAGCACTTGATGATCAGTTGAAAGTAAGTTCTTATAAATCCTACGTTGGTCAAAAAGGAACTGAAATAGAGCAAGATGGATGGTTGTACACGATTAAAGGTTCCAAGCTTGTTAAAATCAACCAAAAGACAAAAGAAGAGGTTGTAATGCTTTCCAAAACGGACTTCTCTTATATTGATGCTCTCTATCAGGCGAGACTTCAAGATGGGTTCCCGATTATCCTATACAACAATGAGTTGTTCATTCCCTATTGGAGCAGTGTTGGCGAGGCAACTGATCTCCCTCTATCTTACGGCCTGATGAAGATTTCGACAAATGGAGGGAAATACGAAGAGATTGACTTGCAGGGACGCAAGTTTAATTCTGGTGATAATCGAAATGTGTATGTATGGAATGATAGAATTTACTATACAGTTGAGCAAAAATCAACTGATTTAAACCAGATTTTCGATGAAACAATCAATATTGATGAGCCACTGTACTTCTATTCAGCTAAGTTGAATGGAAGTGATCCGAAAGTAGAAGCTACAATCGATGCCCGAGTTATCTTTGAAGATGTTGGCGGATACATAAAAAAGCCAACCATCAGTCAGGACAATAAATCTATTAAATACAACCATTCTGCAATGTACTACTTCAATAAAAAAGGTGTCTTTAAATATGATTTAGTTAATAGCAAATCGACAAGACTAACAAGCGTTCAAGCTAAAGATATGATAGTAACAGACACTGGAATTGACATTGTGGATGTGAAAGGTAAAAAGCATGCGTTGAAAAAGTAATGAAAGGTATCCTTCGGGATGCTTCAGACTGTAGGTAAACTCCAGAAAAGATGATGTTTGCCTACAGTCTTTTTTTAGAAAATAATTTATAAAGAGGTACCTAATCTAAATGAGTGAAGAATGTTGAAGTAACGTCAAATCACACCAGCCAACTTTAGAGGTTAGTGTGATTTGACGTTTTATTTTTAG comes from Sporosarcina sp. FSL K6-3457 and encodes:
- a CDS encoding S26 family signal peptidase yields the protein MSDFKRKLDQMMGDTSKQERRIKQRVHERLQKPARKFSWQVLFVSAAIPLVALFLILTIDPTNYLSSDKGPGIPYDPLDDLAQISALQKKQQLSAVDYEEFATLPHFEEVDGLYYVDKETFSLQGSSEAMHTVIERKVNLFDEVVYEAGDIVRTMTNTTSHLPTYMDVYYKVIAVPGDRVVLKNGKLEINGKPLPSDIMDRYEKQGITIVGGYDQLLNAREYFLLNHFPASKTVQGATITPVHKIYGQVVGIATEERTYSIYMDYLTGQLTGDYTPEQYFDLYIYDDLLGFGNSLKTPAFTEISRLGELFVEASYRKTASVSDNEVEIRYQYGREGVADRAFTMKRVSGSDRWAIAE
- a CDS encoding CPBP family intramembrane glutamic endopeptidase yields the protein MNNQKLYFNRSPWSWKEFIQLLILVLVLVPFFVEYLLMYYLSESFQNDLYAGTLVGFIMSIIFMSGLYFIALRPKRLTWNDVGLNRFPLNYWGPIAGWTVVSITVSILLILVMDLIGIGVENSKTESIQSHMTPLNFLIAFVSASIISPVYEEIFYRGFLYRLLRSKLGITMGMLVSSFIFMIVHIPTYNVLPLTFASGLIFSWTYEKTGSVIPGIIIHGTFNGIALILTAFL
- a CDS encoding S-layer homology domain-containing protein, producing the protein MKKFMATTLGALLLTATMIPTMQVKAKEPFSDLGGIGAKNDIMYLYEKNIIGGFEDGTFKPNQPITRAQVSSMLVKALDYKLIDNPTVNFKDVTNKSSYYKIMATVSEKGILRGDNGYMRPNEPTTRGQMAAVLRRAFDLPLEKQATFVDVSPLNGFSSDINSIAKNRITGGYPDGTYKPANAVTRAQFSSFLVRALDDQLKVSSYKSYVGQKGTEIEQDGWLYTIKGSKLVKINQKTKEEVVMLSKTDFSYIDALYQARLQDGFPIILYNNELFIPYWSSVGEATDLPLSYGLMKISTNGGKYEEIDLQGRKFNSGDNRNVYVWNDRIYYTVEQKSTDLNQIFDETINIDEPLYFYSAKLNGSDPKVEATIDARVIFEDVGGYIKKPTISQDNKSIKYNHSAMYYFNKKGVFKYDLVNSKSTRLTSVQAKDMIVTDTGIDIVDVKGKKHALKK
- a CDS encoding S-layer homology domain-containing protein, whose product is MKKKLLTTFGALVLACSLPLTGNAAGKQRFSDVPPTKHFAEAVYELAERNIIGGYPDGTFKPGNPITRGQAAAIIAKLTKMDLTNVKNPNFKDVSESNGYYKAIAALAEAGIIGGYEDGRYGPNDPIKRGQLASILVKAFDLPRYSFDYTKNPFKDVVYSESHGSNILILYRLGIAGGTSPDRFSINTPVTRGQAAKMMRATEESKPSMESLEAKKLGMDGISNVNWKTGQDLYEPIVVHGIAGYSTDRLQLVPLKEGTAMLNLLGYNGNVPIEQHRYIYKKYYVHVKKVNGELKLTLEETNDYLPTEARLAVAAGEKVENISLSTVDGALLNENVAFKKCEGTQNVCLAIDKPGSYIAKTRLAGGKEVRYAIEAKEPERAVFHYDIKTLREQPSYVFDTKTLFDHNDYYDKEAAENIGKHKIVTRNADEIAKITRDPGTNVFRVTAKKVGTVEVEFENSVYWRIGQTGDAFSGITSGMKITVQEMNGLINISTSQIYEINSDM
- a CDS encoding sigma-70 family RNA polymerase sigma factor, whose amino-acid sequence is MSSTIDQIIDEHSRYLVRIAYLYVKNWSTAEDIVQEVFVTYFQKSDQFRNEASLKTYLTKMTANRAKDYLRSWKHKKDVLFDTIFASTRGAEEVVLEQERLASLEKNLFQLPLKYREPLLLFYYDEQSIAEIANYLQLNENTVKTRLRRAKQQLKEFFEEEDGEVESH